The proteins below come from a single Cylindrospermopsis raciborskii Cr2010 genomic window:
- a CDS encoding c-type cytochrome, whose amino-acid sequence MSRPLPLLVLILAIVVFFSFTLIIEPVLSAETSRGHAIFKTECASCHVGGGNILVENKTLKTSAMQKYLENYDTDPIGAIVNQIQNGKSAMPAFKNKLTKEEILEVGLYVFQMAETGW is encoded by the coding sequence TTGTCTAGACCTCTACCGTTATTAGTTTTAATTCTAGCGATCGTTGTATTTTTTAGCTTCACACTTATTATCGAACCAGTCTTATCAGCAGAAACAAGTAGAGGTCATGCTATTTTTAAGACCGAATGTGCTTCCTGCCATGTAGGGGGTGGTAACATACTTGTTGAAAATAAGACTCTGAAAACATCAGCCATGCAAAAATACTTAGAAAACTATGACACTGACCCTATTGGAGCGATTGTGAATCAAATTCAGAATGGGAAAAGTGCCATGCCTGCTTTTAAGAACAAGTTAACCAAGGAAGAAATTCTAGAGGTGGGTCTCTATGTTTTTCAAATGGCAGAAACAGGATGGTAG
- the petE gene encoding plastocyanin: MKLIMANWKRLTLTVLTLVLAVSTLVLFTPTASAETYTIKLGTDRGLLKFEPSKLTIKPGDTIKWVNNKVPPHNIVFDPVKNPGKDKVLAKSLSHTKLLLNTSQSATTTFPADAPVGDYTFYCAPHRGAGMAGKITVAS; the protein is encoded by the coding sequence ATGAAACTAATCATGGCAAATTGGAAGCGTTTAACCTTGACTGTGCTGACTTTGGTTCTAGCCGTTAGCACCTTAGTCCTGTTTACCCCCACCGCATCAGCTGAAACCTACACCATCAAACTAGGTACTGACAGAGGACTCTTAAAATTTGAACCCAGTAAGTTAACAATTAAACCCGGGGACACAATCAAATGGGTTAACAATAAAGTTCCCCCCCATAACATTGTATTTGATCCCGTTAAAAACCCTGGTAAGGATAAAGTCTTAGCCAAATCCTTGTCCCACACTAAATTATTGTTGAATACTAGTCAAAGTGCGACCACAACTTTTCCAGCGGATGCACCTGTTGGTGACTATACCTTTTACTGTGCTCCCCACCGTGGCGCTGGTATGGCGGGTAAAATAACTGTTGCTAGCTAA
- the psbV gene encoding photosystem II cytochrome c-550 translates to MFIRLISVVLATVLLSFHLFMGSATAVELDEATRTVKLNEAGDTIVISPKQLQEGKRLFQDTCAQCHAGGVTKTNQNVGLEPEALAGAVPARDNIEGLVDFLKEPKTYDGEEDISEIHPGLKSADIFTEMKNLTEDDLKEISAYILIQPKVVGTRWGGGKIYY, encoded by the coding sequence ATGTTTATAAGACTGATAAGCGTTGTTTTGGCTACTGTTTTGCTGTCGTTTCATCTTTTTATGGGTAGTGCAACCGCAGTAGAGCTAGATGAAGCCACGAGAACCGTCAAACTGAATGAAGCTGGTGATACAATAGTTATTAGCCCTAAGCAGTTACAAGAAGGAAAAAGGCTATTTCAAGACACATGTGCTCAATGTCATGCTGGTGGTGTAACTAAAACCAACCAGAATGTGGGTCTGGAACCAGAAGCTTTGGCGGGTGCTGTCCCAGCACGTGACAACATTGAAGGATTGGTGGACTTTCTCAAGGAACCTAAAACTTACGATGGTGAAGAGGATATATCGGAAATACATCCTGGTCTCAAGAGCGCGGATATCTTTACGGAAATGAAAAACCTCACAGAGGATGATTTAAAAGAGATATCGGCCTACATTCTTATCCAACCCAAAGTCGTTGGTACTCGCTGGGGTGGTGGTAAAATATACTACTAA
- the accD gene encoding acetyl-CoA carboxylase, carboxyltransferase subunit beta codes for MANNEESRGLKSLLDWFANRRKSGNTNLDRQEREIADGLWHKCPECGVLSYTKDLKANQMVCSECGHHNRVHSDERIRQLIDANTWTSMDENLRPTDPLGFRDRKPYSDRLRETQEKIGLTDAVKTGLGQINGLPIALGVMDFRFMGGSMGSVVGEKLTRLIEQATQRRYPVVIVCTSGGARMQEGMLSLMQMAKISAALQRHQDARLLYIPVLTNPTTGGVTASFAMLGDVIIAEPKATIGFAGRRVIEQTLREKLPEDFQTAEDLLKHGFVDEIVPRTQLKHILTQLISLHQPVPTAVNMVLLAGT; via the coding sequence ATGGCAAACAACGAAGAATCCCGCGGTTTAAAGTCTTTATTAGATTGGTTTGCAAATCGTCGTAAATCCGGGAACACAAATTTGGATCGTCAGGAACGAGAAATTGCTGATGGATTGTGGCACAAATGTCCTGAATGCGGAGTTCTTTCCTATACTAAAGATCTCAAAGCTAATCAAATGGTTTGTTCAGAATGTGGTCATCATAATCGTGTCCATAGCGATGAACGCATTAGACAATTAATAGATGCCAATACCTGGACATCTATGGATGAAAACTTACGCCCCACAGATCCTTTGGGTTTTCGCGATCGCAAACCCTATAGCGATCGCCTGCGAGAGACCCAGGAAAAAATCGGGTTAACGGATGCGGTCAAAACCGGATTAGGACAAATCAACGGTTTACCCATTGCCTTAGGAGTGATGGACTTCCGTTTTATGGGAGGGAGTATGGGTTCAGTGGTAGGGGAAAAACTAACCCGTTTAATAGAGCAGGCCACCCAAAGACGCTATCCGGTAGTAATAGTTTGTACATCTGGTGGTGCCAGAATGCAGGAGGGAATGTTATCTTTAATGCAAATGGCTAAAATTTCTGCCGCTCTCCAGCGTCATCAGGATGCCCGTTTACTATATATTCCCGTCTTGACCAATCCTACCACCGGTGGTGTTACTGCCAGTTTTGCCATGTTAGGGGATGTAATTATTGCCGAACCCAAGGCCACCATCGGTTTTGCTGGTAGAAGGGTAATTGAACAAACCCTGCGGGAAAAACTCCCGGAAGACTTTCAAACCGCTGAAGATCTGCTAAAACACGGTTTTGTAGATGAAATTGTTCCTCGAACCCAGTTAAAACATATCCTAACCCAACTGATATCCTTACACCAACCCGTGCCCACAGCAGTAAATATGGTTTTATTAGCTGGAACCTAA
- a CDS encoding prepilin peptidase, whose amino-acid sequence MLTLVPSSIIVLVLGACVGSFINVVVYRLPRGLSLLWPSSHCPHCLSPLKVYHNLPILGWLWLRGKCADCQGKISYGYPLVELLTGIIFLIVFWVFQFSLPTIGYWVFCSWLLALSLIDWETMTLPGSLTKSGLVLGLIFQTTLGYVAHNTWYGTIGQLMWGIGGMVLGLWLFDIIASLGFLFYGKPVMGGGDGKLAAMMGAWLGWQYLLVASFIACFSGVLVGFGAIIVCDGQMEQKMPFGPFLAWGSVISIFGGEVILDHYLRFVLSHS is encoded by the coding sequence ATGCTAACTTTAGTGCCTAGCAGTATCATTGTTTTAGTATTAGGTGCATGCGTTGGTAGCTTTATCAATGTGGTGGTTTACCGACTACCCAGAGGATTGTCATTGCTATGGCCTTCTTCCCATTGTCCTCATTGCTTGAGTCCATTAAAGGTTTATCATAACTTGCCCATTTTAGGCTGGCTATGGTTAAGAGGAAAATGCGCTGATTGTCAAGGTAAAATTTCCTATGGTTATCCCCTAGTAGAGTTGTTGACCGGAATAATATTTTTAATCGTATTTTGGGTGTTTCAATTTTCACTGCCAACTATTGGCTATTGGGTTTTTTGTAGTTGGTTACTAGCTTTATCCCTAATAGACTGGGAGACAATGACCCTACCAGGTAGTCTGACTAAATCAGGACTAGTATTGGGTTTAATATTTCAAACCACCTTAGGTTATGTAGCACATAACACCTGGTATGGCACCATTGGGCAGTTAATGTGGGGAATAGGTGGTATGGTTTTAGGTTTATGGTTGTTTGACATTATTGCTAGCTTGGGATTTCTGTTTTATGGCAAACCAGTTATGGGTGGTGGTGATGGTAAACTAGCAGCAATGATGGGTGCTTGGCTGGGTTGGCAATACTTATTAGTAGCTAGTTTTATAGCCTGCTTTTCTGGGGTGTTAGTAGGTTTTGGGGCAATTATTGTCTGTGATGGTCAAATGGAACAAAAAATGCCCTTTGGACCGTTTTTAGCCTGGGGATCGGTGATTTCTATATTTGGTGGTGAGGTCATCCTGGATCATTACCTGCGCTTTGTACTATCCCATTCTTGA
- the leuB gene encoding 3-isopropylmalate dehydrogenase, with protein MTQKYSITLLPGDGIGPEIMEVAVDVLKLVGKQFNLNFQFETALIGGAAIDETGEPLPSHTLETCGRSDAVLLAAIGGYKWDSLPANKRPEAGLLGLRAGLELFANLRPAKIIPQLIGASTLKPEVVEGVDIMVVRELTGGIYFGKPKGIFTTETGEKRGVNTMVYSESEIERIAKVAFETAQKRGGKLCSVDKANVLEVSQLWREGMNKLAPEYPQVELSHLYVDNAAMQLVRAPKQFDTIVTGNLFGDILSDAAAMLTGSIGMLPSASLGSSGPGVYEPVHGSAPDIAGQDKANPLAQVLSAAMMLRYGLNQPAAADSIENAVLQVLQQGDRTGDIMSPGMNLLGCRAMGDALMDILEKNS; from the coding sequence ATGACCCAAAAATATAGTATTACCCTACTTCCTGGCGATGGTATTGGTCCTGAAATTATGGAAGTAGCGGTGGATGTACTAAAACTGGTTGGTAAGCAATTCAACTTGAATTTTCAGTTTGAAACTGCTCTAATCGGTGGTGCAGCGATCGACGAAACCGGAGAACCTCTACCATCCCATACCCTGGAGACCTGTGGGCGCAGTGATGCAGTTTTATTGGCTGCTATAGGTGGTTATAAATGGGACTCTTTACCTGCAAATAAACGTCCTGAAGCAGGACTATTGGGATTGAGAGCTGGGTTAGAACTATTTGCCAATTTAAGACCCGCAAAAATAATCCCTCAGTTAATAGGTGCTTCCACCCTCAAACCGGAAGTAGTGGAGGGTGTGGATATCATGGTGGTACGAGAACTCACAGGGGGGATTTATTTTGGTAAACCCAAAGGTATTTTCACTACAGAAACAGGAGAAAAACGTGGTGTAAATACGATGGTTTACAGTGAATCAGAAATAGAAAGAATTGCCAAAGTTGCTTTTGAAACAGCACAAAAACGAGGTGGCAAACTTTGCTCAGTTGACAAAGCTAATGTGTTGGAAGTATCTCAGTTGTGGCGAGAGGGGATGAATAAATTGGCTCCGGAATACCCCCAAGTAGAGTTATCCCACTTATACGTAGATAATGCTGCCATGCAATTAGTTCGAGCCCCCAAGCAGTTTGATACTATTGTCACTGGCAACCTTTTTGGTGATATTCTCTCCGATGCAGCAGCTATGCTAACCGGTAGTATAGGCATGTTGCCATCAGCTAGCTTAGGATCTTCCGGTCCAGGTGTGTATGAACCCGTCCATGGTTCTGCTCCTGATATTGCAGGACAAGACAAAGCCAATCCTCTAGCACAAGTCCTAAGTGCGGCTATGATGTTACGCTATGGGTTAAACCAACCAGCAGCAGCAGACAGCATAGAAAACGCAGTGTTACAGGTTTTACAACAAGGCGATCGCACAGGAGATATTATGTCTCCAGGAATGAATCTTTTAGGGTGTAGAGCTATGGGTGACGCTTTAATGGACATTCTGGAAAAAAATAGTTAA
- a CDS encoding NAD(P)(+) transhydrogenase (Re/Si-specific) subunit beta, which produces MTSFIPTGIQLTYLLAASLFIFGLKKLGSPATARNGNVIAAVGMLLAVVATLLDQEVLNYQMILVGLVIGSIIGAIAAYKVQMTEMPQMVGLLNGLGGASSALVAVAEFWRLLDAGQSIPLDINISMLLDVLIGGVTFTGSFLAFAKLQGLVSGTPITFPLQQPVNLLLLGTYLAGSAYLIASPDSLPVFLAVVAVSLVLGVMFVLPIGGGDMPVVISLLNSLSGVAASAAGFVVMNNMLIIAGALVGASGIILTEIMCKAMNRSLFSVLFSAFGSVSTVSGGATTATGNQTVRSIDPEEGAMMLAYARSVVIVPGYGMAVAQAQHSIRELGDQLERMGVDVKYAIHPVAGRMPGHMNVLLAEANVPYTQLYDMEDINPQFEQADVALVIGANDVVNPAARSDANSPIYGMPILEVDRARQTIVIKRGMSKGFAGVDNELFYKEKTTMLFGSAKDMVAKLVSEVKQL; this is translated from the coding sequence ATGACCAGTTTTATCCCTACCGGTATTCAGCTAACCTATTTACTGGCTGCATCCCTATTTATATTTGGCTTGAAAAAATTAGGCTCTCCTGCAACTGCACGCAATGGTAATGTTATTGCAGCAGTGGGAATGTTATTGGCCGTAGTTGCTACTTTATTAGACCAAGAGGTTCTCAACTATCAGATGATACTGGTGGGTCTAGTCATTGGTTCCATTATTGGGGCTATTGCAGCTTATAAAGTGCAAATGACGGAAATGCCTCAAATGGTGGGTTTACTCAACGGTTTGGGTGGAGCATCTTCCGCTCTTGTAGCTGTTGCTGAGTTTTGGCGTCTTTTGGATGCTGGCCAATCTATACCTTTGGATATTAATATATCCATGCTATTGGATGTGTTAATAGGTGGAGTGACTTTTACTGGTAGTTTTCTAGCTTTTGCTAAATTGCAAGGTTTAGTTAGTGGTACTCCCATTACTTTTCCCCTGCAACAACCTGTGAATTTGTTGCTTTTAGGTACATATCTAGCGGGGAGCGCCTATTTAATTGCTTCTCCCGACAGTTTACCAGTATTTTTAGCCGTGGTGGCCGTTTCCCTGGTACTTGGAGTAATGTTCGTATTACCCATTGGCGGTGGAGATATGCCAGTAGTAATTTCTCTGCTAAACTCATTATCAGGTGTGGCAGCATCAGCAGCAGGCTTTGTGGTGATGAATAATATGTTAATCATTGCCGGTGCTTTAGTTGGTGCTTCTGGAATTATCCTTACAGAAATTATGTGTAAGGCTATGAACCGCTCTTTGTTCAGTGTTCTATTTAGTGCCTTTGGTTCTGTTTCTACTGTTAGTGGTGGAGCTACTACTGCTACTGGTAATCAAACTGTGCGGAGTATTGATCCTGAAGAGGGGGCTATGATGTTGGCTTATGCGCGTTCTGTAGTCATAGTACCGGGTTATGGTATGGCTGTAGCACAAGCTCAGCATAGCATTCGTGAGTTAGGAGATCAACTGGAGCGCATGGGTGTGGATGTTAAATACGCCATACATCCAGTAGCTGGTAGAATGCCAGGACACATGAATGTATTGTTAGCAGAAGCTAATGTGCCTTATACTCAGTTGTATGACATGGAGGATATTAACCCCCAATTTGAACAAGCTGATGTAGCTCTAGTTATTGGTGCCAATGATGTGGTGAACCCCGCAGCTCGCAGTGATGCTAACAGTCCAATTTATGGCATGCCCATTTTAGAGGTTGATAGGGCTAGGCAAACCATTGTGATTAAGCGAGGTATGAGTAAGGGTTTTGCTGGTGTAGACAATGAGCTGTTTTATAAGGAAAAAACAACCATGTTATTTGGTAGTGCCAAGGATATGGTGGCTAAGTTGGTCTCTGAGGTGAAGCAGCTTTAG
- a CDS encoding NAD(P) transhydrogenase subunit alpha, with protein MTETLLAALSVLVLASFIGFEVINKVPPTLHTPLMSGSNAISGISVIGAILAAGEKNTSLSVILGLIAVILAMVNVVGGFLVTDRMLQMFKKKEVKA; from the coding sequence ATGACTGAAACACTACTTGCGGCTTTGTCTGTACTTGTTTTGGCTTCTTTTATAGGTTTTGAAGTCATTAACAAAGTTCCCCCCACACTACATACTCCTTTAATGTCCGGTTCCAATGCTATTTCGGGAATTTCCGTAATTGGTGCGATTTTAGCAGCGGGGGAGAAAAACACTAGTTTATCGGTAATTCTTGGTTTAATTGCGGTCATATTGGCCATGGTTAACGTTGTCGGTGGTTTTTTGGTAACTGACAGAATGTTGCAGATGTTTAAGAAAAAGGAGGTTAAAGCATGA
- a CDS encoding Re/Si-specific NAD(P)(+) transhydrogenase subunit alpha, whose amino-acid sequence MKIAVAKEIEVSERRVSLVPDMVAKLVKQGLEISVETGAGEKAYFSDGDYEAAGAKIITDAAVLWGEADILLKVSPPQEREDGREEIDLLKPGAVLLSFLNPLGNPEVARKLAQRQITALSMELIPRTTRAQSMDALSSQASIAGYKTVLLAAAALPKYFPMLTTAAGTIAPAKVFIMGAGVAGLQAIATARRLGALVEAFDIRPAVKEEVQSLGAKFVEIKLTEETTAAGGYAKEISEDSKKRTQEVVAEHVKHSDIVITTAQVPGRKAPILVTEDMVKGMKPGSVIVDLAAEQGGNCACTAPGKDIVYHGVTIIGPINLPSSMPVHASQLYAKNVTALMQLVVKDKALNINFADDIVDAACITHNGEIRNQRIKDALQAVPV is encoded by the coding sequence ATGAAAATTGCAGTTGCTAAGGAAATAGAAGTAAGTGAACGGCGGGTGTCATTAGTTCCTGACATGGTAGCCAAACTGGTCAAACAGGGACTAGAAATCTCTGTGGAAACCGGTGCAGGAGAAAAAGCATACTTTAGTGATGGGGACTATGAAGCAGCAGGGGCAAAAATTATTACTGATGCTGCTGTATTATGGGGTGAAGCTGACATACTGCTTAAGGTGAGTCCACCCCAGGAAAGGGAAGATGGTCGTGAGGAAATAGACCTGCTCAAACCAGGAGCAGTGTTACTTAGTTTTCTCAACCCCCTGGGTAATCCGGAAGTAGCTCGAAAATTAGCACAACGGCAAATCACTGCTCTAAGTATGGAACTAATACCCCGTACTACCAGGGCCCAAAGCATGGATGCCCTGTCTTCTCAAGCTTCCATAGCTGGCTATAAAACTGTATTATTAGCCGCAGCAGCACTGCCCAAGTACTTTCCGATGTTGACCACCGCAGCAGGTACTATTGCGCCTGCTAAAGTCTTTATTATGGGTGCAGGAGTAGCTGGGTTACAAGCTATAGCTACTGCTCGTAGACTAGGTGCTTTAGTAGAGGCTTTTGATATACGCCCAGCAGTGAAGGAGGAGGTACAAAGCTTAGGAGCGAAATTCGTAGAGATTAAATTAACAGAAGAAACCACAGCAGCGGGTGGTTATGCCAAAGAGATTTCTGAAGATAGCAAAAAACGCACCCAAGAGGTGGTTGCTGAACACGTCAAACACTCGGACATAGTCATCACCACAGCTCAAGTACCAGGTAGAAAAGCCCCCATCCTAGTCACGGAGGATATGGTAAAAGGAATGAAACCTGGCTCTGTAATTGTGGATTTAGCGGCGGAACAGGGAGGAAACTGCGCTTGTACAGCACCTGGTAAGGATATAGTTTATCACGGTGTGACTATTATTGGACCGATTAATCTGCCTTCGTCAATGCCTGTACACGCTAGTCAACTTTATGCCAAGAATGTTACTGCATTAATGCAGCTGGTCGTTAAAGATAAAGCCCTAAATATTAACTTTGCAGACGACATTGTTGATGCTGCTTGTATTACCCACAATGGTGAAATTAGAAATCAACGCATCAAGGATGCGCTACAGGCTGTTCCAGTTTAA
- a CDS encoding DUF2808 domain-containing protein: MKRLLPALALSSCLLTGISTTTLAQSLPGLTLFSGVKSENQLSFFLDFGGQTNSTDRYRLRLPANKMKLPVSQFNITYPEHYKGSFDTKEIEVRVKGKSLDIKEVKWDKETRVIEIVTQEPVPARSKVELILSNVQNPSFGGMFYFNCQVLSPGGVQIPRYLGTWIISIS; encoded by the coding sequence ATGAAACGTTTACTCCCGGCTTTAGCCCTGTCTAGTTGTCTATTAACTGGTATTTCCACTACCACCCTAGCTCAAAGCCTACCAGGCTTAACACTGTTTAGCGGTGTAAAATCAGAAAACCAGCTGTCGTTTTTCTTGGATTTTGGCGGACAAACTAACAGCACAGACAGATATAGACTAAGACTGCCTGCCAATAAAATGAAATTGCCAGTATCTCAATTTAATATCACTTATCCTGAACACTACAAAGGTAGCTTTGACACCAAAGAAATAGAAGTTCGAGTTAAAGGTAAAAGTTTAGATATAAAAGAAGTAAAATGGGATAAAGAAACAAGAGTAATTGAGATAGTGACCCAAGAACCCGTGCCTGCTCGTAGTAAAGTTGAACTAATTCTCTCCAACGTGCAAAACCCAAGTTTTGGCGGGATGTTCTATTTTAACTGTCAGGTTCTCTCCCCTGGTGGGGTGCAAATTCCTCGCTATCTTGGAACCTGGATCATTAGCATATCCTAA
- the rpmH gene encoding 50S ribosomal protein L34, producing MQRTLGGTCRKRKRTSGFRARMQTPTGRNVIRSRRKKGRHRLSV from the coding sequence ATGCAAAGAACACTGGGTGGAACTTGTCGCAAAAGAAAGAGAACTTCTGGGTTTCGCGCCAGAATGCAAACCCCAACCGGTCGAAACGTAATTAGATCCAGAAGAAAAAAAGGTCGTCATCGTTTGAGCGTTTAA
- the rnpA gene encoding ribonuclease P protein component, whose translation MPLPKAYRLKSRGDFQAVFREGVRCHSSHFTLRALKPLSPTHLHSSSINIPANTCENLPNTKIGISISTKVSKRAVVRNRIKRQITGVLYQLLPKLSKGWRLVVIVKPKTGEWECISQQFLRELEQLLVKAEVINGHS comes from the coding sequence GTGCCGTTGCCAAAAGCATACAGACTAAAATCCCGTGGCGACTTCCAGGCAGTTTTCCGGGAAGGAGTCCGGTGTCATAGCTCTCATTTCACCCTGAGAGCTTTAAAACCCCTATCTCCAACTCACCTGCACTCCTCTTCTATAAATATACCTGCTAATACCTGTGAAAACTTACCTAATACTAAAATTGGTATTTCTATTAGCACTAAAGTTAGCAAAAGAGCAGTGGTTCGCAACCGTATCAAAAGACAAATTACGGGTGTTTTGTACCAATTATTACCGAAGTTATCCAAAGGATGGCGACTGGTGGTAATTGTCAAGCCAAAGACAGGAGAATGGGAGTGCATAAGCCAACAATTTCTGCGAGAATTAGAGCAGTTGTTGGTAAAAGCTGAGGTGATAAATGGGCATTCGTGA
- a CDS encoding PH domain-containing protein — protein sequence MGIREEVYYEGGPHIGDLILNLLIGLTIVGLPLTIGAIIRALWLRFKITDRRVAVMGGWMGQNRTDVIYSEVVKVVKVPRGVGLWGDMVLTLKNGSRLEIRAIPNFREVYEYINDRVAAKNPQYTSNPS from the coding sequence ATGGGCATTCGTGAGGAAGTTTATTATGAAGGTGGTCCCCACATTGGGGATTTAATTCTCAATCTACTAATTGGCTTGACTATAGTTGGCTTGCCATTGACCATTGGGGCGATTATTAGAGCTTTGTGGTTGCGTTTTAAGATCACTGATCGGCGAGTTGCTGTGATGGGTGGTTGGATGGGACAAAATCGCACTGATGTGATTTATTCAGAAGTTGTGAAGGTGGTGAAAGTCCCTCGTGGCGTTGGTCTATGGGGTGACATGGTGTTAACCCTGAAAAACGGTAGTCGTTTGGAAATTAGGGCTATTCCCAACTTTCGAGAGGTTTATGAATATATCAATGATAGGGTTGCCGCTAAGAATCCTCAATATACTTCTAACCCCTCTTGA
- the yidC gene encoding membrane protein insertase YidC, translating into MDFGIGFLSNNVMLPIIDFFYGVFPSYGLAIVALTLIIRFALYPLSAGSIRSMRRMRIVQPVMQKRMAEIKERYKDDPQKQQEEMVNVQKEFGNPLAGCLPLLLQMPVLLALFATLRGSPFAGANYSVNLQIVPSEQIERIQPQAFATPPQNIYVADGVHTQITAILPGGNKLAVGEKTKIQYQTMEGKPFDALLVEYPQTKLTPEWKIIKGEDRIKIDLDGNVEALEPGDVTIQGTIPGLAANSGFLFIDALGRVGAIDPDGNIHWDIVGMIIFFGISLYFSQMLSGQNSSGGNPQQETVNKITPVIFSGMFLFFPLPAGVLMYMVIGNVFQTLQTYILSREPLPEELQKIVAIQEKEKQAATVEVKTLPFEPKGSKKKQPNNKESKT; encoded by the coding sequence ATGGATTTTGGTATTGGGTTTCTCTCGAACAATGTCATGTTGCCAATCATAGACTTTTTCTATGGCGTTTTCCCCAGCTATGGACTGGCAATTGTGGCTTTAACACTAATCATTCGGTTCGCACTCTACCCCCTGAGTGCTGGGTCTATTCGCAGTATGCGTCGCATGCGAATAGTACAACCTGTGATGCAAAAGCGGATGGCGGAAATAAAAGAGCGCTATAAAGATGATCCGCAAAAACAGCAAGAGGAAATGGTAAATGTCCAAAAGGAATTTGGCAATCCCTTAGCTGGGTGTTTGCCACTGCTGTTACAAATGCCAGTGTTGTTGGCTTTGTTTGCTACTCTCAGGGGTTCGCCATTTGCTGGTGCTAATTACTCAGTTAACCTACAAATTGTACCCTCAGAACAAATTGAACGGATTCAACCTCAGGCTTTTGCTACTCCTCCTCAAAACATTTACGTTGCAGATGGTGTGCACACTCAAATCACTGCCATTCTTCCTGGTGGCAATAAATTGGCAGTAGGGGAAAAAACCAAGATCCAATATCAAACTATGGAGGGCAAACCCTTTGATGCACTCTTGGTGGAATATCCTCAAACAAAGTTGACTCCTGAATGGAAAATCATTAAGGGAGAAGACCGCATCAAAATTGATCTCGATGGTAATGTTGAAGCTCTGGAACCAGGAGACGTGACAATTCAAGGCACAATTCCTGGACTAGCTGCCAATAGTGGATTTTTGTTTATTGATGCGTTGGGTAGGGTGGGAGCAATTGATCCCGATGGCAATATTCACTGGGACATCGTGGGTATGATTATTTTCTTTGGCATTAGCTTATACTTTAGCCAAATGCTGTCTGGGCAAAACTCCAGTGGTGGTAACCCTCAACAGGAAACCGTCAATAAAATCACTCCTGTAATTTTTTCTGGGATGTTTTTGTTCTTTCCTTTACCTGCAGGTGTACTTATGTACATGGTAATTGGTAATGTTTTTCAAACTCTCCAGACCTATATTCTGTCTCGGGAACCTTTACCAGAAGAACTCCAAAAAATTGTAGCAATTCAGGAAAAAGAAAAACAAGCAGCAACGGTAGAAGTCAAAACCCTACCCTTTGAACCAAAGGGTTCTAAGAAAAAACAGCCCAATAACAAAGAATCTAAAACCTAA
- a CDS encoding Jag family protein: protein MSDISMQHSEQWLKQLLQLAGISTNVYSQLGAAPTLETAPLEPNSYWLTIDDSNLMPEQIRVLIGSSGSVLDAIQSLANSVLNLNHQEQEQISYIIELNRYRVLRQAEISTLVKTAAEEVRFSGREVEIRSLNSAERRQVHSFLKEFPDLETFSRGREPSRNLVIRLATESSANPDYSS from the coding sequence ATGAGTGACATTTCTATGCAGCACAGTGAACAGTGGTTAAAACAATTGCTGCAGTTAGCTGGAATCTCTACTAATGTTTACAGTCAATTGGGTGCTGCACCAACTTTAGAAACAGCTCCCCTGGAACCAAATAGCTACTGGTTGACAATTGATGACTCTAATTTAATGCCCGAACAGATACGGGTATTGATAGGTTCTAGCGGATCTGTTTTAGATGCTATACAGTCCTTGGCTAATTCTGTATTGAACTTAAATCACCAGGAACAGGAACAAATATCCTATATCATTGAGTTAAATCGTTATCGTGTTCTAAGACAAGCAGAAATCAGTACTTTGGTGAAAACTGCAGCTGAGGAAGTGCGCTTTTCTGGAAGGGAGGTAGAAATTAGATCACTAAATTCCGCCGAGAGACGACAAGTTCACAGCTTCTTGAAGGAGTTTCCAGATTTGGAAACCTTTAGTCGTGGTCGAGAACCTAGTCGCAATCTGGTGATTCGTTTAGCCACTGAATCTTCAGCTAATCCTGATTATTCAAGCTAA